A stretch of Aristophania vespae DNA encodes these proteins:
- a CDS encoding FAD-binding protein, with the protein MTSLPLLTQYTGWPVIIGGGLAAYSTALHLKSPCLIIAPHIGGEGTSSALARGGMSAAIGPNDSPECHAQDTIKAGAGLCDEKIVRHFTNAGPKAVETLLKWGVPLTRKENGQLALHLEAAHQHPRIVFAGGDQTGSLIMKSLVKMAQKEERICYLTPHHLLDFFVEDNELKGLWTSAGYIATNKCILATGSIGGLYTHTTIPLNNRGCALGLALKSGAEAIDLEFTQFHPTALKTDKIKGRLPLISEAVRGAGALLLTNEGKRFIDELAPRDIVGRAISFQISQGKGVFLHTQHLDKGRFSTIFPGITASCLAVGLNPDDEPIPVQPAMHYHMGGLKVDKHGRTTISGLWANGEVACTGFHGANRLASNSLLEALILGKWIAQDIDYCSDHHTINQTRYPPLKNQTAFLSSDWAFHSLMESHLGIIRYEEGLKEFLSQILPESKKNSCALTASFIAWAALNRTESRGSHWRNDYPQTNLSARRLNYSITDLKSLME; encoded by the coding sequence ATGACCTCTCTCCCTTTGCTAACGCAATATACAGGCTGGCCAGTCATTATAGGCGGTGGCTTAGCTGCCTATTCAACAGCCTTACATCTGAAATCTCCCTGCCTCATTATTGCCCCTCACATTGGAGGAGAAGGAACATCAAGTGCATTGGCACGAGGTGGAATGAGTGCAGCAATTGGCCCCAATGATAGCCCTGAATGTCACGCACAAGACACAATTAAAGCAGGCGCAGGGTTATGTGATGAAAAAATTGTTCGTCATTTTACAAATGCCGGTCCTAAGGCCGTTGAAACATTACTTAAATGGGGCGTACCTCTTACACGTAAGGAAAATGGCCAGCTAGCACTTCATTTAGAAGCGGCGCATCAACATCCCCGTATTGTTTTTGCTGGAGGTGACCAAACAGGGTCTTTAATCATGAAAAGCCTTGTTAAAATGGCCCAGAAAGAGGAGAGAATTTGCTATTTAACACCTCATCATCTGCTCGATTTTTTTGTCGAAGATAATGAGCTTAAAGGCCTCTGGACAAGCGCTGGCTATATCGCAACCAATAAATGCATTTTAGCGACTGGCAGTATTGGCGGGCTTTATACCCACACCACTATTCCCCTCAATAACAGAGGTTGTGCTTTAGGCCTGGCACTGAAATCTGGAGCAGAGGCTATTGATTTAGAATTTACTCAATTCCATCCCACAGCCTTAAAAACCGACAAAATAAAAGGCCGTCTTCCTCTTATTAGTGAAGCTGTACGCGGGGCTGGGGCTCTTCTTCTCACTAATGAAGGCAAGCGTTTTATAGATGAGCTGGCCCCGCGTGATATTGTAGGGCGGGCCATTTCATTTCAGATCTCTCAAGGAAAAGGGGTTTTTCTACACACTCAACATCTTGATAAAGGACGCTTTAGCACAATTTTCCCTGGAATCACGGCCTCATGCCTTGCTGTGGGACTTAATCCAGATGATGAGCCCATCCCTGTTCAACCGGCTATGCATTATCACATGGGTGGTTTGAAAGTAGATAAACACGGCAGAACGACTATTTCTGGGTTATGGGCCAATGGAGAGGTCGCTTGTACTGGGTTTCATGGGGCTAACAGGCTTGCAAGCAATTCTCTTCTTGAAGCTTTGATTTTAGGGAAATGGATTGCCCAGGATATTGATTATTGTTCTGACCATCACACTATAAATCAAACTAGATACCCCCCTCTCAAAAATCAGACAGCTTTTCTTTCATCTGATTGGGCCTTTCATTCTCTAATGGAAAGCCACCTTGGCATTATACGCTATGAAGAAGGGTTAAAAGAATTTCTCTCTCAAATCTTGCCTGAAAGTAAAAAAAATTCTTGCGCATTAACAGCCTCTTTTATCGCCTGGGCCGCTTTGAACCGCACCGAATCACGAGGGAGTCACTGGCGAAATGACTACCCTCAGACAAATCTTTCAGCCCGGCGACTTAATTATTCAATCACTGACTTAAAATCTCTCATGGAATGA
- the gloB gene encoding hydroxyacylglutathione hydrolase, with the protein MSIQIKPIPVLNDNYAWHLYSSEAAIIFDPGEAAPIEAFLQDKPLTAICITHHHADHLAGAARLRERYKAPIYGPTNISHLADHLLKGGETLNFNDIKLQVYSSPGHAKGHITFYNEAIPALMSGDVLFSGGCGRLFEGTAAELFHSLRVFDHLPDQTLLCAGHEYTQSNMNFIDSLGIKSEAFLQRKSKVEELRAKNKPTLPVTLGEERAYNPFLRAKTIEEFAHIRKLKDVF; encoded by the coding sequence ATGTCCATACAGATTAAGCCAATTCCCGTCCTAAATGACAATTATGCTTGGCATCTTTACTCTTCTGAAGCTGCTATAATTTTCGATCCGGGCGAGGCGGCACCTATCGAAGCATTTTTGCAAGATAAGCCTCTTACGGCCATTTGTATTACGCATCATCATGCAGATCATTTGGCAGGTGCCGCCCGTTTGAGAGAGCGTTATAAAGCCCCTATTTATGGACCGACAAATATTAGCCATTTAGCTGATCATCTGCTTAAGGGCGGAGAGACTCTAAATTTTAACGACATAAAGCTTCAGGTTTATTCCTCTCCGGGTCATGCTAAGGGACATATTACTTTTTATAATGAAGCTATACCGGCCCTGATGAGTGGAGATGTTTTATTTAGTGGGGGCTGTGGGCGCTTATTTGAAGGAACGGCGGCAGAACTTTTTCACAGCCTGCGCGTTTTTGATCATTTGCCTGATCAGACACTTCTTTGCGCAGGGCACGAATATACCCAAAGCAATATGAATTTTATCGACTCTTTGGGTATAAAATCTGAAGCATTTTTACAGAGAAAATCAAAGGTAGAAGAGTTAAGAGCAAAAAATAAGCCCACTCTTCCGGTAACGCTAGGTGAAGAGCGTGCTTATAACCCTTTTTTAAGAGCAAAAACTATTGAAGAATTTGCTCATATAAGAAAACTTAAAGATGTATTTTAG
- a CDS encoding phosphatidylserine decarboxylase, translating to MSLIQSFKLVLSPPHRAAYPFIAAGLAGSFIGKITPWRFTRVLGKASFAFAGFCLYFFRDPKRFSPQDSNLVLAGADGRITSIAQVPPPAALEMGSDPVWRVSTFLSVLDVHINRMPVSGEITKIAYHHGKFLNASLDKASVDNERNELCVKLKDGREIAVVQIAGLIARRILCEVSVGDKLEAGETFGLIRFGSRTDIYLPPGVTPCVSEGQTMIGGETVIAKL from the coding sequence ATGTCCCTAATTCAATCTTTCAAACTTGTTCTTTCTCCCCCACACCGGGCTGCCTATCCTTTTATAGCTGCTGGTCTAGCGGGTAGTTTCATCGGTAAGATTACGCCTTGGCGTTTTACCCGTGTTTTAGGAAAAGCAAGTTTTGCTTTTGCAGGGTTTTGCCTCTATTTCTTCCGTGACCCCAAACGCTTTTCTCCGCAGGACAGTAACCTTGTTCTGGCTGGAGCTGATGGCCGTATCACTTCTATTGCCCAGGTTCCTCCTCCTGCTGCACTAGAAATGGGAAGCGACCCTGTTTGGCGCGTTTCTACTTTTTTATCCGTATTAGACGTTCATATTAATCGTATGCCCGTCAGTGGTGAAATTACAAAAATCGCCTATCATCATGGCAAGTTCCTAAATGCGAGTCTCGACAAGGCGTCAGTTGATAATGAACGCAATGAGCTTTGCGTAAAGTTAAAAGACGGACGAGAAATTGCTGTTGTGCAAATTGCAGGATTAATTGCACGCCGCATTTTATGTGAAGTATCCGTAGGTGATAAATTAGAAGCAGGCGAAACCTTTGGACTTATCCGCTTTGGTTCACGCACTGATATTTATCTTCCCCCAGGTGTGACACCTTGTGTTTCAGAAGGTCAAACCATGATTGGAGGGGAAACAGTTATAGCTAAACTATAA
- a CDS encoding CDP-alcohol phosphatidyltransferase family protein, whose translation MTMTETLPPRPSHDTQPPKTTRRHRRRVRVRGLSFNRLVPNLLTMLGLCAGLNGIKFALLGNFKHAVIALLIAACIDGLDGRIARLLKGTSRFGAEFDSLSDFVCFGVAPPIVLMMWGLPPTMRFAFIPCLMFTVCMALRLARFNAALDDDNKPEYAASFFSGVPAPAGGGLVLFPVFLGLEAHHNGWKTIEAFSHSPYLIATCLILIALLLISTLPVWTFKNFKVPSYIVLPLLLGTGLYAAILVSEPWGALAGAGLLYLILLPFSRRSYWRLRKEAEAVHEAEKEEDTLSASTNKA comes from the coding sequence ATCACCATGACTGAAACGCTCCCCCCTCGCCCCTCACATGATACACAACCTCCCAAGACAACACGGCGTCATAGAAGGCGTGTAAGAGTACGAGGGCTCTCATTTAACAGGTTGGTTCCCAATCTGCTAACCATGTTGGGCCTCTGTGCAGGACTTAACGGAATAAAATTCGCTTTATTAGGCAATTTTAAACACGCTGTTATTGCTCTTCTTATTGCTGCCTGTATTGATGGCCTGGATGGCCGCATTGCCCGCCTTTTAAAAGGTACATCACGCTTTGGAGCAGAATTTGACAGCCTGTCTGATTTTGTCTGTTTTGGAGTGGCTCCGCCTATCGTCTTAATGATGTGGGGCTTGCCCCCAACCATGCGTTTTGCCTTTATCCCGTGCCTTATGTTTACTGTGTGTATGGCTTTACGCCTGGCCCGGTTTAATGCAGCACTTGATGACGATAACAAACCAGAATATGCCGCTAGCTTCTTTTCCGGTGTACCAGCCCCGGCAGGTGGTGGCTTAGTGTTATTTCCAGTGTTTCTGGGTTTAGAAGCCCATCATAATGGTTGGAAAACTATTGAGGCATTTTCTCACTCTCCCTACCTCATAGCCACCTGCTTAATTTTAATAGCACTCTTGCTGATCTCAACACTGCCAGTCTGGACCTTCAAGAACTTTAAAGTTCCTTCTTATATTGTGTTACCCCTACTTTTAGGAACGGGTCTTTATGCTGCGATTTTAGTCTCCGAACCCTGGGGGGCTTTGGCAGGAGCGGGTCTTCTTTACCTCATTTTACTTCCCTTTTCGCGCCGCTCTTATTGGCGCCTCAGAAAAGAGGCAGAAGCTGTTCACGAGGCAGAAAAAGAAGAAGACACTTTATCGGCCAGTACTAATAAAGCTTGA
- a CDS encoding NADH-quinone oxidoreductase subunit B family protein — protein MSKHSAPVTWLFAFWETRQNRPALKKRVRAPRPIRLFSLETGSCEGCAMEIASLAGGAYSLKASGFEMVSNPGEADWLLVTGAVTRSNAGALLEAWQAMADHKILVAIGACALNGGPFTAPYTSLGGVEKISRFYHPIAGCPPSPEELRQALLVLADKVSSSFSAS, from the coding sequence ATGTCAAAGCATTCTGCCCCTGTGACATGGCTTTTTGCCTTTTGGGAAACAAGACAGAACAGGCCAGCCCTTAAAAAACGTGTTCGTGCTCCAAGGCCTATCAGGCTTTTTTCGTTAGAAACGGGAAGCTGTGAAGGATGTGCGATGGAAATAGCCAGCCTTGCAGGAGGGGCTTATTCTCTTAAAGCGAGCGGCTTTGAAATGGTATCAAATCCGGGTGAGGCCGATTGGCTTTTAGTAACAGGCGCTGTAACACGTAGTAACGCAGGAGCCTTGCTGGAAGCCTGGCAGGCCATGGCTGATCATAAAATATTAGTGGCCATTGGGGCTTGTGCGTTAAATGGGGGGCCATTTACAGCCCCTTATACATCTTTGGGAGGGGTGGAGAAAATAAGCCGTTTCTACCACCCAATTGCTGGTTGCCCCCCATCTCCAGAAGAATTACGTCAAGCTTTATTAGTACTGGCCGATAAAGTGTCTTCTTCTTTTTCTGCCTCGTGA
- a CDS encoding NADH-quinone oxidoreductase subunit D-related protein: MSGMSQFLRKGQRIGLSHYLLESEDWTKFLSLAGRPLPLLACWADEEKATILLLEGESPVLVSTPISLRRYYAPSSHYPVASWGERIARDLWGVEALYASDDAPILDDGSWTQTWPLSKERLDVQGGGLSYPQCLHISPHCTTLPGLVGLNYELKHGYIESLTVDIASAHRGIISQLQGLTPKEALPLISRISAGGFVAHPLAFIRAYEQAQGIYPPPYERDTRLILLEIERVSLHLFDLAQTARFAKASLFATYCDQTREIIASLCSAHGMTRRLTDMIELKEGDHNTIEIVPLAQSIRDSLASRLDMLRDLYQLYASRFKNQVILSNDTAWRYAIGGVIGRASGRYIDMRRGDVGMRLEALRSSGGQGGDAHGRNLQRLTEIRDSLALISEIIANFGVEDATEPFAVTQEGIGVVEGARGDIWYWLVMENDRIKTLQIRDPALAVMTAFNEMFHGLRPDQLPFALTSLGFSPAAIAL; this comes from the coding sequence ATGAGCGGTATGAGCCAATTTTTGCGTAAAGGGCAACGTATTGGTCTTTCGCATTATCTATTGGAAAGTGAGGATTGGACAAAATTTTTGAGTCTAGCGGGGCGTCCTCTTCCTTTATTGGCTTGCTGGGCTGATGAAGAGAAAGCAACAATTTTACTTTTAGAAGGTGAAAGCCCTGTACTGGTCAGTACTCCTATCAGTTTGCGGCGTTATTACGCTCCTTCCAGTCATTATCCTGTTGCATCATGGGGCGAAAGAATAGCGCGTGATTTATGGGGCGTAGAGGCTTTATATGCTTCTGATGATGCGCCTATTTTAGATGACGGTAGCTGGACGCAAACATGGCCCTTATCTAAAGAAAGATTAGACGTGCAGGGAGGTGGTCTTTCTTATCCTCAGTGCCTGCATATTTCGCCACATTGCACGACTTTACCAGGCCTTGTTGGGTTAAATTATGAACTTAAGCACGGATATATTGAAAGCTTAACGGTCGATATTGCGTCTGCTCACCGTGGGATTATATCCCAATTGCAAGGATTAACGCCAAAAGAGGCTTTACCGCTCATATCAAGAATAAGTGCTGGTGGCTTTGTTGCTCATCCCTTGGCTTTTATCCGGGCTTATGAGCAGGCACAGGGTATATATCCTCCTCCTTATGAACGCGATACACGTCTTATCCTGTTAGAAATAGAGCGTGTTAGCCTTCATCTCTTCGATTTGGCACAAACGGCGCGCTTTGCAAAAGCATCGCTTTTCGCAACTTACTGCGATCAGACACGTGAGATCATTGCGTCTTTATGTAGTGCTCATGGTATGACGCGCCGCTTAACAGATATGATTGAGTTAAAAGAAGGTGATCATAATACTATTGAAATAGTGCCTTTAGCCCAATCTATTAGAGATAGTCTTGCTTCACGTTTGGATATGTTGAGAGATCTGTATCAGCTTTACGCATCACGTTTTAAGAACCAGGTGATTTTATCCAATGATACAGCGTGGCGTTATGCTATTGGGGGCGTTATAGGCAGGGCAAGTGGCCGTTATATTGATATGCGCCGCGGGGATGTCGGTATGCGTCTTGAGGCTTTGCGCTCTTCAGGAGGGCAGGGGGGTGATGCACATGGACGTAACCTGCAAAGACTGACAGAAATAAGGGATTCCCTCGCCTTAATCAGTGAAATTATTGCCAATTTCGGTGTAGAAGATGCCACTGAACCTTTTGCCGTTACTCAGGAAGGTATTGGTGTGGTGGAGGGCGCAAGGGGTGATATCTGGTATTGGCTTGTTATGGAAAATGACCGAATAAAAACACTTCAGATACGCGATCCGGCTTTAGCTGTGATGACTGCTTTTAATGAGATGTTCCACGGTTTAAGGCCTGACCAGCTTCCTTTTGCTTTAACATCATTGGGCTTTTCCCCTGCTGCAATCGCTTTATAG
- a CDS encoding DNA polymerase III subunit chi: MAAGQELSSTQMVEEGNDKNRFKPQIGFYHLTRTSVQEALLPLLDRTLSSDERALICCSDTEELERLDRALWESPVYFWLPHGSQKTGFAARQPIWLSAKAEPPPNGALFLFRIDGADIIDVNRFKRVFDLFDGQNEDSVVRARLRWKKLKQDGFDLTYWKQEPQGWRQAG; the protein is encoded by the coding sequence ATGGCGGCAGGGCAGGAGCTGTCTTCTACACAAATGGTGGAAGAGGGTAATGATAAAAATCGCTTTAAACCTCAAATAGGTTTTTATCATCTGACACGTACTTCTGTGCAGGAAGCCTTGCTGCCTCTTCTTGACCGGACATTGTCTAGTGACGAAAGAGCGCTGATATGTTGTTCTGACACAGAAGAGCTAGAGCGTCTTGACCGTGCTTTATGGGAGAGTCCAGTTTATTTCTGGCTTCCCCATGGTTCTCAAAAAACTGGTTTTGCTGCACGTCAGCCTATATGGCTTAGCGCAAAAGCAGAACCGCCTCCTAATGGTGCGCTTTTTCTGTTTCGTATTGATGGGGCCGATATTATCGATGTGAATCGATTTAAACGAGTTTTTGACCTTTTTGACGGACAAAATGAAGATAGCGTGGTTCGGGCACGCTTACGCTGGAAAAAGTTGAAACAGGATGGGTTCGACTTGACTTACTGGAAACAAGAGCCTCAAGGATGGCGACAAGCAGGATAA
- a CDS encoding leucyl aminopeptidase — MISISFEKFSDQHCEKSALALFCDGANFIHDEYYQQLNNLLQGRLEKAVSMQEFNGVTGQSLQLIAPTDSIAQLHLIGCGAKDKSTVSDIIRLQHAGSDAFQALRETKIKNAKAYFIIPQTLAEQSASIALGARLKAYNFSLYQSDKKEIYPQEISILLPQNASLTQIEAQWAEFEALSEGVYLARNLVSEPANVLYPESFRARIEALEPLGLEIDVLDRAAMASLGFGALLGVAQGSNKPPYTVIIRYQGATDKDEAPLAFIGKGVTFDSGGISIKPAAGMEDMKTDMGGAAAVVGLMSVLARRKAKINAIGVVGLVENMVSGDAQRPGDVVKSYSGLTIEVQNTDAEGRLVLADLLSYTKDKYAPSLMVNLATLTGAIVVALGTDYAGLFSNDSTLSTELKQAGEKAGEKLWPMPMGESYNRRIDSDIADMKNIGGRPGSSILAAEFLKRFVGDTSWAHLDIAGTAWCDKAGPCIPKGASGFGVQLLNQFVADREH; from the coding sequence ATGATTTCAATTAGTTTCGAAAAATTTTCAGACCAACACTGCGAAAAATCAGCTTTAGCCTTATTTTGTGATGGGGCTAATTTTATTCATGATGAATATTATCAACAGCTTAATAATCTGCTGCAAGGGCGCCTGGAAAAGGCAGTCTCCATGCAGGAATTTAACGGCGTAACGGGGCAGTCTTTACAGCTTATTGCGCCGACTGACTCCATTGCGCAGCTTCATCTCATTGGTTGCGGCGCGAAAGATAAATCTACTGTCTCAGATATCATACGTTTGCAGCATGCTGGCAGTGACGCTTTTCAGGCTTTGAGAGAAACGAAGATCAAAAATGCCAAAGCGTATTTTATTATCCCTCAAACACTTGCAGAACAAAGCGCCTCAATTGCTCTAGGTGCTCGCCTGAAAGCCTATAATTTCTCTCTTTATCAGTCAGATAAAAAAGAAATTTACCCTCAAGAAATCAGTATTTTATTACCTCAAAATGCATCCTTAACTCAGATCGAGGCTCAATGGGCCGAATTTGAGGCTTTAAGTGAAGGTGTTTATTTAGCCCGTAATCTGGTTAGCGAACCGGCAAACGTACTTTACCCCGAAAGCTTTAGAGCCCGTATAGAAGCCCTTGAGCCTTTGGGTTTGGAAATTGATGTTCTAGATCGTGCAGCTATGGCTTCTCTAGGATTTGGCGCTTTGTTAGGCGTTGCCCAGGGTAGTAACAAACCACCTTATACGGTTATTATCCGTTATCAGGGGGCGACAGATAAAGATGAAGCTCCATTAGCCTTTATAGGTAAAGGCGTTACGTTTGATTCAGGGGGTATTTCCATCAAACCAGCTGCTGGTATGGAAGACATGAAAACCGATATGGGCGGTGCCGCTGCTGTTGTCGGGTTAATGAGCGTACTGGCCCGCCGCAAGGCCAAAATTAACGCTATTGGTGTTGTCGGGCTTGTAGAAAATATGGTCTCAGGCGATGCACAGCGCCCTGGTGACGTGGTTAAGAGCTATAGTGGCCTGACCATTGAGGTACAAAATACTGATGCAGAGGGTCGGCTGGTTCTAGCTGATTTGCTTTCTTACACAAAAGATAAATATGCACCTTCTTTAATGGTCAATTTAGCAACTTTAACAGGGGCTATCGTTGTAGCTTTAGGCACAGATTATGCTGGCCTCTTTAGTAATGACAGCACGCTAAGTACGGAGTTGAAACAGGCAGGCGAAAAAGCAGGCGAAAAATTATGGCCTATGCCTATGGGAGAAAGTTATAATCGCCGTATTGATTCCGACATTGCCGATATGAAAAATATCGGTGGGCGTCCAGGCAGCTCTATTTTAGCAGCAGAATTCTTAAAACGTTTTGTTGGTGATACAAGTTGGGCGCATCTCGATATTGCAGGCACAGCCTGGTGTGACAAAGCAGGGCCATGTATTCCTAAGGGAGCAAGTGGTTTTGGTGTGCAGTTGCTTAATCAGTTTGTAGCAGACAGAGAACATTAG
- a CDS encoding 3'(2'),5'-bisphosphate nucleotidase CysQ family protein, with protein sequence MNVHTASTLDTHTLLDLALQIVSEASDIVLAVKEKGFHTQKKADCSPVTEADHASEAHILSRLRRACPEIEAISEEEFSSGIHPNVNGTYWLIDPLDGTRGFANGGDDFAINIGLISGGEPIIGAVAIPAFGQIYGGGKNLGAFYQDSDGRHPIQVSDIPEEGLRVLASFYYGSEDELKKFLTKQNIQSIDCFGSAIKIIRVAEGQADFYPRFGPTMEWDTAAPQAILEAAGGQIYTIDGMRLTYGKPGRLNSPFFCSGKTQILSSASESTEPKDKISELRHHKD encoded by the coding sequence ATGAACGTTCATACCGCTTCCACTCTCGATACTCACACTCTTCTTGATCTTGCATTGCAAATCGTCTCTGAAGCTTCAGATATTGTTTTAGCGGTAAAAGAAAAGGGCTTCCATACCCAAAAAAAAGCTGACTGCTCACCAGTCACTGAAGCAGACCATGCTTCAGAAGCCCATATTCTTTCGCGCCTGCGTCGAGCATGCCCTGAGATTGAAGCCATTTCAGAAGAAGAATTTTCTTCAGGTATTCATCCTAATGTCAACGGAACTTACTGGCTTATTGACCCTTTGGATGGCACACGCGGTTTTGCAAATGGTGGTGATGATTTTGCCATTAATATCGGTTTAATATCAGGCGGTGAACCCATAATTGGTGCAGTAGCCATCCCAGCCTTTGGACAAATTTACGGAGGTGGGAAGAATTTGGGAGCTTTTTATCAGGATTCAGACGGACGACACCCTATTCAGGTTAGTGATATACCCGAGGAAGGGTTGCGTGTTTTAGCATCATTTTATTATGGTTCAGAAGATGAGCTTAAGAAATTTCTGACAAAGCAAAATATTCAATCAATTGACTGTTTTGGTTCAGCTATCAAAATAATTCGTGTGGCTGAGGGACAGGCAGATTTTTACCCCCGATTTGGACCTACAATGGAATGGGATACAGCAGCGCCACAAGCTATTTTGGAAGCGGCAGGGGGCCAGATTTATACAATTGATGGCATGCGCTTAACTTATGGCAAACCAGGACGCCTCAATTCGCCTTTTTTCTGTTCAGGTAAAACGCAAATCTTGTCTTCAGCCTCTGAGAGTACTGAGCCTAAAGATAAAATTTCAGAACTCCGTCATCATAAGGACTAA
- a CDS encoding L-threonylcarbamoyladenylate synthase, producing the protein MTEFLDVSFDGIRRAADIIRYGGIVAFGTETVYGLGGLSTSRQAVSRIYAAKGRPSFNPLISHFASAEQAFQEVDLTLTPLGEKARELASHFWPGPLTLILPKKENSLICDSVSAALPTIAIRVPRGRAVNELLRLVNAPVAAPSANRSGRISPSSALHVKEELDGKIDAILDTGSCIVGLESTVLDLTGETPTLLRPGGLSQEELEAICGPVRHAAPLSQDQKPLAPGQLTSHYAPTLPIRLNTDKANFDEAWLSFGPEIEENHPLKWNLSPKGDLAEAAARLYAGLRYLDNEGQKKGVKAIAVSQIPQEGLGCAIFDRLQRAAAPRPI; encoded by the coding sequence GTGACTGAATTTCTTGATGTAAGTTTTGACGGTATTCGTCGTGCGGCTGACATTATACGCTATGGTGGTATTGTCGCTTTCGGGACAGAAACAGTTTATGGTTTGGGAGGGCTCTCCACTTCACGCCAGGCTGTAAGCCGAATTTATGCTGCCAAGGGACGTCCTTCTTTTAACCCACTTATCAGCCATTTTGCATCAGCTGAGCAGGCTTTTCAGGAAGTTGACCTCACATTAACTCCTTTGGGAGAAAAGGCTAGAGAGCTTGCATCTCACTTTTGGCCTGGTCCTTTGACACTTATTTTGCCCAAAAAAGAAAATAGCCTTATTTGCGATAGTGTAAGTGCTGCATTACCAACTATTGCCATACGTGTTCCACGTGGCAGAGCTGTGAATGAACTTTTAAGATTAGTCAACGCACCCGTAGCAGCACCATCAGCCAATCGCTCAGGACGCATAAGCCCCTCTTCTGCTTTGCATGTCAAAGAAGAACTAGACGGTAAAATAGACGCTATTTTAGATACAGGTTCCTGTATTGTTGGGCTAGAAAGCACGGTCCTAGACTTAACAGGCGAAACACCAACCCTCTTACGTCCTGGCGGCTTGTCGCAAGAGGAGCTTGAAGCTATTTGCGGACCAGTTCGTCATGCAGCGCCTCTATCTCAGGATCAAAAACCTCTCGCACCGGGACAGTTAACTTCACATTATGCTCCTACTTTGCCCATACGGCTCAATACAGATAAGGCAAATTTTGATGAAGCCTGGTTAAGTTTCGGCCCTGAAATAGAGGAAAATCACCCCCTTAAATGGAACCTCAGCCCCAAAGGTGACCTTGCTGAAGCAGCGGCACGGCTTTATGCAGGATTGCGCTATCTTGATAATGAAGGCCAAAAAAAGGGGGTAAAGGCCATAGCTGTTAGTCAAATTCCTCAAGAGGGATTAGGTTGTGCTATATTTGACCGGCTGCAACGTGCCGCAGCGCCCCGCCCTATATAA